The proteins below are encoded in one region of Macaca nemestrina isolate mMacNem1 chromosome 10, mMacNem.hap1, whole genome shotgun sequence:
- the LOC105490549 gene encoding LOW QUALITY PROTEIN: nucleolar complex protein 4 homolog (The sequence of the model RefSeq protein was modified relative to this genomic sequence to represent the inferred CDS: inserted 1 base in 1 codon), translated as MEREPGAAGVRRALGRRLEAVLASRSEANAVFDILAVLQSEDQEEIQEAVRTCSRLFGALLERGELFVGQLPSEEMVMTGSRGATRKYKVWMRHRYHSCGNRLGEXLGHPSFQVKELALSALMKFVQLEGAHPLEKPKWEGNYLFPRELFKLVVGGLLSPEEDQSLLLSQFREYLDYDDTRYHSMQAAVEVVARVTGQHPEVPPAFWNNTFTLLSAVSLPRREPTVSSFYVKRTELWDTWKVAHLKEHRKAFQTMWLSFLKHKLPLSLYKKVLLITHDAILPQLAQPTLMIDFLTRACDLGGALSLLALNGLFILIHKHNLEYPDFYRKLYGLLDPSVFHVKYRARFFHLADLFLSSSHLPAYLVAAFAKRLARLALTAPPEALLMVLPFICNLLRRHPACRVLVHRPHGPELDADPYDPGEKDPAQSRALESSLWELQALQRHYHPEVSKAASVINQALSVPEVSIAPLLELTAYEIFERDLKKKGPEPVPLEFIPAQGLLGRPGELCAQHFTLS; from the exons ATGGAGCGGGAGCCGGGCGCCGCGGGCGTTCGCCGGGCGCTGGGCCGCAGGCTGGAGGCGGTACTGGCGAGCCGGAGTGAGGCCAACGCCGTGTTCGACATCCTGGCCGTGCTGCAG TCTGAGGACCAGGAGGAGATCCAGGAAGCAGTCCGCACGTGCAGCCGTCTTTTTGGGGCCTTGCTGGAGCGGGGAGAGCTGTTTGTGGGCCAGCTGCCTTCTGAGGAGATGGTCATGACAG GGTCCCGGGGAGCCACACGGAAGTACAAAGTATGGATGAGACATCGCTATCACAGCTGCGGCAACCGCTTGGGAG CTCTGGGCCACCCCTCCTTTCAGGTCAAG GAGCTGGCCCTCAGTGCGCTCATGAAGTTCGTGCAGCTGGAAGGAGCACATCCCCTGGAGAAGCCCAAGTGGGAAGGCAACTACCTGTTTCCCCGAGAGCTCTTCAAG TTGGTGGTGGGAGGCCTGCTTTCTCCTGAGGAGGACCAGAGCCTGCTCCTGTCCCAGTTCCGGGAGTACCTGGACTACGACGACACTCGCTACCACAGCATGCAGGCGGCCGTGGAGGTCGTGGCCCGGGTCACTGGCCAGCACCCCGAG GTGCCCCCGGCCTTCTGGAACAACACCTTCACGCTGCTGTCTGCCGTGAGCCTGCCCCGCCGGGAGCCCACCGTCTCCAGCTTCTATGTGAAGCGCACGG AGCTGTGGGACACCTGGAAGGTTGCTCACCTGAAG GAACACAGGAAGGCTTTCCAGACCATGTGGCTCAGCTTCCTCAAGCACAAG CTGCCCCTCAGCCTCTACAAGAAGGTGCTGCTGATCACGCACGACGCCATCCTGCCGCAGCTGGCCCAGCCCACGCTCATGATCGACTTCCTCACCCGCGCCTGCGACCTCG GTGGGGCCCTCAGCCTCTTGGCCTTGAACGGGCTGTTCATCTTGATTCACAAACACAACCT GGAGTACCCCGACTTCTACCGGAAGCTCTACGGCCTCCTGGACCCTTCCGTCTTTCACGTCAAGTACCGGGCCCGTTTCTTCCACCTGGCTGatctcttcctgtcttcttc CCACCTCCCTGCCTACCTGGTGGCCGCCTTCGCCAAGCGCCTGGCCCGCCTGGCCCTGACGGCTCCCCCCGAGGCCCTGCTCATGGTCCTGCCTTTCATCTGTAACCTGCTGCGCCGGCACCCCGCCTGCCGGGTCCTCGTGCACCGCCCACACGGCCCTG AGCTGGACGCCGACCCCTACGACCCCGGAGAGAAGGACCCAGCCCAGAGCCGGGCCTTGGAGAGCTCCCTGTGGGAGCTTCAG GCCCTCCAGCGCCACTACCATCCTGAGGTGTCCAAAGCCGCCAGCGTCATCAACCAGGCCCTGTCTGTACCCGAGGTCAGCATCGCGCCGCTGCTGGAGCTCACGGCCTATGAG ATCTTTGAGCGGGACCTGAAGAAGAAGGGGCCCGAGCCAGTGCCGCTGGAGTTTATCCCAGCCCAGGGCCTGCTGGGACGGCCGGGCGAACTTTGTGCCCAGCACTTCACACTCAGCTGA
- the LOC105490550 gene encoding LOW QUALITY PROTEIN: ATP-dependent RNA helicase DDX51 (The sequence of the model RefSeq protein was modified relative to this genomic sequence to represent the inferred CDS: inserted 3 bases in 2 codons; deleted 1 base in 1 codon), protein MSLFYVARYQGPEAAAAAGPEGAEAGAHGRARALLERLQSRARERQQQREPAPTEAAAPTEPATRKRRRPRRAAAGERRGVGQPEARQGKRRKADGEDAGAGSSEDAPGEPSSGSSEDAPGEPSSGSSEDAPGERSASAEAAPDGRALEEAAGPLVPGLVLGGFGRRKAPKVQPFLPRWLAEPSCVRKNVNEDLVPIEDIPEVHPDLQKQLRAHGISSYFPVQAAVIPALLESAACGFLVGRGGYRPSDLCVSAPTGSGKTLAFVIPVVQALLSRVVCHIRALVVLPTKELAQQVTKVFNIYTDATPLRVSLIXGQKSLAKEQESLVQKTADGFRCLADIVVATPGRLVDHIDQTPGFNLQQLRFLVIDEADRMIDSMHQSWLPRVVAAAFQSEDPTDPCALLQRRQAQDVTAASTCCPQMPLQKLLFSATLTQNPEKLQQLGLYQPRLFSTGLARRGLEDTDGDGDSGKYAFPVGLTHHYVPCSLSSKPLVVLHLVLEMGFSKVLCFTNSRENSHRLFLLVQAFGGVDVAEFSSRYGPGQRRRILKQFEQGKIQLLISTDATARGIDVQGVELVVNYDXPQYLRTYVHRAGRTARAGKMGQAFTLLLKVQERRFLQMLTEAGAPELRRHELSSKLLQPLVPRYEEALSQLEESIKEEHKQRAA, encoded by the exons ATGTCGCTATTCTACGTCGCGCGGTACCAGGGCCCCGAGGCGGCAGCTGCGGCGGGGCCGGAGGGCGCGGAGGCCGGGGCCCACGGCCGGGCCCGCGCGCTGCTCGAGCGGCTGCAGAGCCGGGCCCGCGAACGGCAGCAGCAGCGGGAGCCCGCGCCGACCGAGGCGGCTGCACCGACCGAGCCGGCGACCAGGAAGCGACGGCGGCCCCGGCGGGCGGCGGCGGGTGAACGGCGCGGAGTCGGGCAGCCGGAGGCGCGGCAGGGAAAGCGACGGAAGGCGGACGGCGAGGACGCGGGCGCAG GGAGCAGCGAGGATGCGCCAGGGGAGCCCAGCTCAGGGAGCAGCGAGGATGCGCCAGGGGAGCCCAGCTCAGGGAGCAGCGAGGATGCGCCGGGGGAGCGCAGCGCCAGCGCCGAGGCGGCCCCAGACGGACGGGCCCTGGAGGAGGCGGCCGGACCCCTGGTCCCCGGCCTGGTGCTGGGGGGGTTCGGGAGGAGGAAGGCGCCGAAG GTCCAGCCTTTCCTGCCAAGGTGGCTGGCTGAGCCCAGCTGTGTCAGAAAGAACGTCAACGAAGATCTGGTTCCTATCGAGGACATCCCTGAGGTCCACCCTGACCTGCAGAAGCAGCTGCGGGCACATGGCATCTCGTCCTACTTTCCAG TCCAGGCAGCTGTGATTCCTGCCCTCCTGGAGAGCGCGGCCTGTGGGTTTCTGGTG GGCAGAGGCGGCTACCGGCCTAGCGACCTCTGTGTTTCTGCCCCGACAGGCAGTGGGAAGACACTGGCCTTCGTCATCCCTGTGGTGCAG GCCCTGCTGTCCAGAGTGGTCTGCCACATCCGTGCCCTGGTCGTGCTGCCCACCAAGGAGCTGGCCCAGCAG GTGACCAAAGTTTTCAACATCTACACAGATGCCACACCTCTGAGAGTCTCCCTGAT TGGACAGAAGTCTCTGGCCAAGGAGCAGGAGAGCCTCGTCCAGAAAAC CGCTGACGGGTTCCGCTGCTTGGCTGACATCGTGGTAGCCACCCCCGGCCGCCTGGTGGACCACATCGACCAGACCCCAGGATTCAACCTCCAGCAGCTCCGCTTCCTG GTCATCGACGAGGCTGACCGGATGATTGACAGCATGCATCAGTCCTGGCTGCCACGGGTGGTGGCGGCTGCCTTCCAGAGTGAGGACCCCACGGACCCCTGTGCCTTGCTCCAGCGAAGACAGGCCCAGGATGTGACAGCCGCCAG TACCTGCTGTCCGCAGATGCCCCTGCAGAAGCTGCTCTTCTCGGCTACTCTGACCCAGAACCCCGAAAAGCTGCAACAGCTGGGCCTCTATCAGCCCCGGCTTTTCTCCACAGGGCTGGCACGCAGGGGCCTGGAAGATACAGATGGGGACGGGGACTCGGGGAAGTATGCCTTCCCTGTTGGGCTCACG CACCACTACGTGCCCTGCAGCCTCAGCTCTAAGCCGCTGGTTGTCCTGCACCTGGTCCTGGAGATGGGCTTCTCGAAGGTTCTCTGCTTCACTAACTCCCGAGAGAACTCCCACAG GCTCTTCTTGCTGGTGCAGGCCTTTGGGGGTGTGGACGTGGCTGAGTTCTCCTCGCGCTACGGCCCTGGCCAGAGGAGGAGGATCCTGAAGCAGTTTGAACAGGGGAAGATCCAGCT GCTCATCAGCACGGATGCCACCGCCCGAGGCATCGATGTGCAGGGTGTGGAGCTGGTGGTGAACTATG GCCCCCAGTACCTGAGAACCTATGTGCACCG GGCTGGGAGGACGGCCCGCGCTGGGAAAATGGGACAGGCCTTCACGCTGCTCCTGAAAGTGCAG GAGAGGAGGTTCCTCCAGATGCTGACCGAAGCTGGGGCGCCTGAGTTGCGGCGGCACGAGCTCTCCAGCAAGCTGCTGCAGCCCCTGGTTCCTCGGTACGAGGAGGCCCTGTCCCAGCTGGAGGAGTCCATCAAG GAAGAGCACAAGCAGAGGGCGGCCTAG
- the LOC139356909 gene encoding uncharacterized protein: protein MVGNLRHGLSQGLWPTSVTGHPASLTPRAPSGVPVSTSHPGCVLLVPSLFWESREALGGCCVVLQAVPGPLWSFPTLGGPGPAAAAFSRRGRPWSSYSTALLLGCLYSGDPICTKQTRFSVYTGTPRFLFTVCLFEDREWHRALERSLEDRCRAPRRPRPSLPAGVPGTYIHVLPAGSFLRVSQEMNVAARQLSPSYIRNEGRLTSCGVRVPAVRDAGAFNWHLGNQLRRISRQPVCFLSISRAGSCGEGPRRKRFLLDSEERVCSLGAWVSPTGPAAHGEGHAGLQQHGLHSWLGGWHGPRPQLSHLQSVLPGAVSAQKMTSKRSGVELQQQH, encoded by the exons ATGGTGGGGAACCTGAGGCATGGTCTTTCCCAGGGCCTCTGGCCCACCAGTGTCACGGGTCACCCAGCCTCCCTCACTCCCCGGGCCCCA TCGGGGGTTCCTGTGTCAACGTCCCACCCTGGCTGTGTCCTGCTGGTCCCGTCTTTGTTCTGGGAGTCCCGTGAGGCCCTGGGTGGATGCTGCGTAGTTTTACAGGCAGTGCCTGGGCCCCTCTGGAGTTTCCCCACATTGGGAGGCCCTGGTCCAGCTGCAGCGGCGTTTTCCCGCCGTGGGAGGCCCTGGTCCAGCTACAGCACAGCCTTGTTATTGGGGTGTTTATATTCAGGGGACCCAATTTGTACCAAACAAACCAGGTTTTCTGTCTACACGGGGACCCCCAGGTTCCTTTTCACAGTGTGTTTATTCGAGGACAGAGAGTGGCACAGGGCACTGGAACGGAGCTTG GAGGACAGGTGCAGAGCACCGAGAAGGCCACGTCCCTCCCTCCCGGCGGGTGTGCCCGGGACCTACATCCACGTGCTTCCAGCCGGCTCATTCCTCCGAGTCAGCCAG GAAATGAATGTGGCTGCCCGACAATTAAGTCCCAGCTACATCCGTAATGAGGGACGTCTGACGAGCTGTGGAGTGCGCGTTCCGGCAGTAAGGGACGCTGGAGCATTTAACTGGCATTTAGGAAATCAGCTGCGGAGAATCAGCCGTCAGCCCGTGTGTTTCCTGAGCATCAGTCGTGCTGGGAGCTGTGGCGAAGGCCCCCGCCGTAAGCGATTCCTGCTTGACAGTGAGGAGCGTGTCTGTTCCCTGGGTGCCTGGGTCTCCCCCACTGGGCCAGCAGCCCATGGTGAaggccatgctggtctccaacaGCATGGGCTCCACTCCTGGCTGGGAGGGTGGCACGGCCCCAGGCCTCAGTTGTCCCATCTACAGAGTGTGCTGCCAGGGGCTGTGTCTGCTCAGAAAATGACTTCCAAACGTAGTGGTGTGGAACTGCAGCAGCAGCACTGA